The genome window GCATTTGGCTTCCAGCGGCCCGCGCCGGGTTGCCGCCGTTCCGGCCCGCCGGGGCAGAACCACGCGCTCCACGAACGAGCGCCGTATCCCCAGGGTATGCGTGTGCCGGAAAAAGGCGGCCTGCACCGCCTCCAGCTTGTCCGGCATGCATATGGCGCGGAACACCCCGCCGGGCCGGTTTTTTTTCATAACGCCCGGCAGCCAGATGACGTCCACGGCGCCGGCTTCCTGGAGCATGGCGAACGCGTGCCCCAGTTCCTCGCCCGTCAGGTGGTCGATATGGCTCTCAAGGACGGCCACTGTTTCAACAATACACTCTTTCGTATCCATCCGGGGCCTCAGCGTGCGACCGGCAAGCGTCGCGGGTCAGTATATTTTCCGTTCCGAAAAACCGCGGCCAAGCACGTTGAAGGTGTTCTCTATGATGATGAACGCCTTGGGGTCCAGCCGGTAGACCAGTTCCTCCAGCCGCTTGAGCTGGTAGTTGTGCACCACGACCAGAATCATGTACCGCTCCTGGTTGGTATAGGCGCCCTTGGTGTAGAGATACGTCACGCCCCGCCGCAATTTCTCCATGATCTCCTGGGATATGATCTCCGCGGTGTCCGAGACGATGAAAACCGCCTTGCGCTGGTTGGTGAACTCCATGGAATAATCCACGATGCCGGAAATCACATACACCAGAATGATGGAATACAGAACCGTGTTCAAATCCCTGTACACCAGCGCGAAGCTGAACAGGATGATGTTGAACATCAGGCTGAACCCGCCGATTTTGACGTTATATTTTTGGTATAACACCATGGACACGATGGTCAGCCCGCCGTCGGACCCCAGCGAGCGCAGCATGATGCCGCTGCCGACCCCGCAGGTCGTGCCCGCCGCGATGGCCGCCAGGAGCGCGTTGTCCACGGGCGCGGCATAGATGATAAACTCCGCCGCCACCGTGGTTACGGCCGTGGCGTACAGGCTGTATAACACAAACCGGCGGCTCAGGCCCAGCCAGCCTATGATGACGACCGGGATGCACAAAATGGCATACCAGGCGGCAACGGTCAGCCAGCCCGTCTGGTAGTAAATAAGCATGCCGACCCCGAAAATCCCCCCGGAAATCAGTTCATGCGGAACGGCGAAAGCTTTAAGGCCAAAAGCGTAAATAATCCCGCCCACGGTGAGCAAAAAGATGTTCCACGGTATGCTCAGCGAGAGTTTTCTGAAATCCAGCGACGGCATGGCTCTTTTCTCCGGGCGGCCTGATGCCGCCCTCGCGGGCGGGAGCGGTACCAGGCTATCGCCCATATCTTGTTTTTTGCTAAATTATACCTATTTTAATCGTTAGACAAAATGAGACGCGTGTGAATATAGTCACATGGCTTGAATTCTATTCGGGTTTGTGCCAAACTCCAAGCTGTTATTATTGTTTTAACATGCCGGACGGCATCGAGCATAACCTCAAGGAGGGCTATCACCAATGGCTGACGTGAGCTTTCAGGGCAAAAACTTTGAAGTCGACGAAGACGGCTTCCTGCTTCGTTTTGAAGACTGGTGTCCCGAGTGGGTCGAATTCGTCAAGGAATCCGAAGGGATTACCGACATCACCGGCGACCACCAGAAAATTGTCGACTTCCTCCAGGACTACTACAAGAAAAACGGCATCGCTCCCATGGTCCGGATTCTGTCCAAGAACACCGGCTTCAAACTGAAAGAAATTTATGAACTCTTCCCCTCCGGTCCCGGCAAAGGCGCCTGCAAAATGGCCGGCCTGCCCAAGCCCACCGGTTGCGTGTAAGGCACAACCGCGCAACGATGAAAACGGCGAACATTTGTTCGCCGTTTTTTATTGGCACAGGCGGGGTGTACCCGCCTTTAACGATAACCGCAAGGGGTAACGCGCTATTCCGTAACGGCGGCGACAATCTCCGCCAGAACCGCGTCGGCCCTGTCCACCGGAACCTGGCAGGTCCCCACGCGGACATGCCCGCCCCCCCCGTACCGCAGCATCAGTTTGCCGATATCCGCCTTGCTGGTGCGGTTGAGGATGGAGTGGCCGACCGATAAAATAACGCGCTGTTTTTTATATCCCCACATGACCTGGACGCTCACGTTGCAGTCCGGGTACATCGCATAGGCTGTAAACCGGTTGCCGCCGTAAATTTCTTCCTGATTGCGCAAATCCGTCACGAGCACGTTGCCCGTCTGCCGCGAGCACTGCGAAAGCATGTTCCTGAACAGCGCTTCCTGAGCGAAATAGCGCTCGCACCGTTGCGCCACGTCAGGCAGGGCCAGAACTTCGTCCGCCGGCATGACGGCGCAGGCGTCGATGAGCTTGATCATCAGATCGTAAGGACTCAGCGCGAACCCGGACTGGTTCTGGATGCCCGTTCTCGGGTCCATGACAAACCCCAGCAGCGTCCAGCCTTTGGGGTTATTGACGTCGTCAGCGGTAAGCATGCCGCTGTCCACCTTGTCCACGGCATCAAGGAGGCTGTCCAGGTGCGCGGAAAACTTCGCGTGCCCGCCGTAATATTCCCAGATGACCCTGGCGCAGCTCGGCGCGACCTTCACCAGCCCCTCGACGGGAGAGCCGCCCACGCGTTCGATCTCGCTGGAGTGGTGGTCGAACCACATGCCGCAACCCGGAGCGTACGCGACGTTCGCCAGAATATCTTTTTTATCAACCGCGAAAAGACCGTCCTGCAAATCCTTGGGGTGCACAAAGGCATAGCGGTCCACAAGGCCTTCCACCTTCAGCAACACGCCGCATACAAGACCGTCAAAATCGGAGCGGGTAACGAGACGCATACATCACCTCTGGTATTGGCGGTAATCAGCCCGCCATACGGACATCAGGATTGTTTTTTACCCTAGCGTCACCCGTGAATAAAAACAAGGACCGGAAGCAAAAAAACTTTCGGCGGGTTTTGCTGGATACGTGATACGGTCCTCTCCTTTTATAAAAGGCGTTGCCGCAGTCCGGCAAAAGCATCTTCCCCGAAAGTCTAGATTTTTTCTTGATTCTTGCACAATGTTCCGGTATGCTCACTCAATAAGGCGGAATATGGTATATTTGTAGGCATTTATCCGGCCCGTGCCGGGGGAGCGCCGTCCGCCGTAAATGCTCAGGAGCAGGGGGCTTGCATGCCGCAGGTAGCCGCCAGGATATCAGACGACCAGGAAAAATGGCTGAAGGATTACTTCCGCACCAAAAGCGCCGGGGCCGAATTCATCC of uncultured delta proteobacterium contains these proteins:
- a CDS encoding conserved hypothetical protein (Evidence 4 : Homologs of previously reported genes of unknown function); this encodes MDTKECIVETVAVLESHIDHLTGEELGHAFAMLQEAGAVDVIWLPGVMKKNRPGGVFRAICMPDKLEAVQAAFFRHTHTLGIRRSFVERVVLPRRAGTAATRRGPLEAKCYEVEGVTYTRAEFEALVKAAAGLGVGLPALRFSGEK
- a CDS encoding conserved membrane hypothetical protein (Evidence 4 : Homologs of previously reported genes of unknown function), translating into MPSLDFRKLSLSIPWNIFLLTVGGIIYAFGLKAFAVPHELISGGIFGVGMLIYYQTGWLTVAAWYAILCIPVVIIGWLGLSRRFVLYSLYATAVTTVAAEFIIYAAPVDNALLAAIAAGTTCGVGSGIMLRSLGSDGGLTIVSMVLYQKYNVKIGGFSLMFNIILFSFALVYRDLNTVLYSIILVYVISGIVDYSMEFTNQRKAVFIVSDTAEIISQEIMEKLRRGVTYLYTKGAYTNQERYMILVVVHNYQLKRLEELVYRLDPKAFIIIENTFNVLGRGFSERKIY
- the dsvC gene encoding Sulfite reductase, dissimilatory-type subunit gamma, producing MADVSFQGKNFEVDEDGFLLRFEDWCPEWVEFVKESEGITDITGDHQKIVDFLQDYYKKNGIAPMVRILSKNTGFKLKEIYELFPSGPGKGACKMAGLPKPTGCV
- a CDS encoding conserved hypothetical protein (Evidence 4 : Homologs of previously reported genes of unknown function) — translated: MRLVTRSDFDGLVCGVLLKVEGLVDRYAFVHPKDLQDGLFAVDKKDILANVAYAPGCGMWFDHHSSEIERVGGSPVEGLVKVAPSCARVIWEYYGGHAKFSAHLDSLLDAVDKVDSGMLTADDVNNPKGWTLLGFVMDPRTGIQNQSGFALSPYDLMIKLIDACAVMPADEVLALPDVAQRCERYFAQEALFRNMLSQCSRQTGNVLVTDLRNQEEIYGGNRFTAYAMYPDCNVSVQVMWGYKKQRVILSVGHSILNRTSKADIGKLMLRYGGGGHVRVGTCQVPVDRADAVLAEIVAAVTE
- a CDS encoding hypothetical protein (Evidence 5 : No homology to any previously reported sequences) — encoded protein: MSIPEHCARIKKKSRLSGKMLLPDCGNAFYKRRGPYHVSSKTRRKFFCFRSLFLFTGDARVKNNPDVRMAG